The genomic stretch ACCATGGGAGAAGCCCTTTCGTGCAGATCAAGTAAATTTGTCTGTGCAGCCCACACGTCTACGAAATCTTCAGCCATATGTCgatcaagtaggatttctaacaGCCAGTTGATATTTTCCACCTGCCATGAGACTGATTCAATCAAGGGTTTATTGAGGTTCTTCTTACTGTTTAAGTCATCCTGGAACAAAGTAACTAACGACGACAGACAACTATGACAAACAGAGTATAAATCATCCTTGGTAATATCATGATGATCTTTCTCGTAAACCGAACTTTTAGATAAGAGACCCTTGACCATGGATTTCAGCTCATTTCTTGGTTTAGTATTCTCACAAGCAGTGATGGAACGAATCAACTGACTCGCCAGATTCTGCTGAGGTGTATTACAGTCATTCAGGTTGAGCCTGGAGAATAGTTCAGTACTACTTGCATCATCAAATTTGAACTTTGAGAAGAGTTTGCTCAGtttctcctcctcttcttccgtCCAAggaacagcctcaaggtactttAAGCAAGAttgaacacctcggttgaactTAATGCTTGCTGATACCTAGAGAGACACGAGCATACATACGCTGTCAGATTTTTCCAAAATATGAGAGGTAAGCATACATATTAACATACGGTAGCCTTATGAGAAAAAAATGGATTTAGTATTTTCCTCGTCACACCTAATACTACAATGTATTTCAAACTGTTTCCAAACCTCACACAGTCCACCATTTCCCTCAAAAACACACACTATTATTTGTTGTTGTACACAGTATACATTTTCACTTCGGTTCATCTAGAGTCAAATCTGTGTGTTATTAACACCGAGTTAAGATTGAGTACATTTAACACTGCATACACCACAAGCGTGCTCTACACAGCTGGATTTTGCAGTAGATATACCCGGACGATGGAAGAATCCACCACCTCGATTTATTCTACTGAGAAATTAACAACACAGCTGCAATTACACTTAGGCAGGTCTTCACAGCAACAGTTTAATCAGACAGACAGATAGACAAACAGGAGAGTTTTCATCATGAAGCATATTCAATAATCTTCCCCTCAGTCCCATCTCCATTATGAAGTTCAATCATGTCGTTCAACCTAAACAAATTCCACTGTCCAAAGTCCAAACCCATCAAATTACATAGGAATTAACACCCGAATAATTTGTTCAACAATGCACAAGCATAACCATATTAACCAATTCAAAACCAAGTTAAAAACAACAGCATATTCAGAATGACATCCCATACATTTGCCAATCTCCACAATCAAGTTCCAGTCATGTATTTGTAGCTAAATACATTCCTCAGTAAACCGAAACACATCAACCAAAAATGACTTCATCAACAATGCACAAACAAAAAGATAAACTAATCAAAACCATAACTACAACATTAACCACAAATTATTCAAATGATGAAAAGCAAAACCATGGTGAAACTACCTCAAGAATATCAATAGCGCGATAAGGTCCAATTTTGATCAACTTCCTAGCAACATCCTCCTCAAACATAAGCTCAATCGTTTCGCGAAAAATACCCAAATCCTCAACATCAGGCACCTCAATCCTCCAAAACCCACCATTTTTACCACCATTACTACTATTACCATTAATCAACCCATCAAAAACAACACTATTCTCCTTCAAAACCCTAGAATTAACCTCCAACACCAAACACCCACCTCCATTTTTCCCCTTTAAGCTCAATCTCACATCATACTCACACTCAACCTCAACCTCCACGTCACCCTCCAAAATCACTTCTTTCATGGGACCCACCACATCCACATCCACCTCAACCTCCACCTCATCATCAGTAGGACCCACATTGTCGATGACCTGGCAATGAGGGATCGGGTCATCAATCGGGGAAACCCGACCAGGAGAAAGAATCTTTCTCGGGTCAATCCGACCCACTAAACTTAACCCGGATTTAGCGCTCATGGGTGAGCTTGATACTGAACTAATTACCGATTTCGCTAGGGTTTCTGCGGTGGGTTTATTGTAATTTGGGCGGTATTTGTAAGGGagtgaaattagggtttctgGGGATTTTGGTGGGCTTTTAAATGAACAACACCAtgacgacgatgatgaagatgatgagggtTTGATTGTTGAATTAGGGTTGGGGTTTGATTTGCGACGAGGGGGTTTTCGGTGAGAAGGGATTGATGAGGATGACATTGTTAGTGGGGAAATTGATTTGGGAAATTAGGGTTCTTGGAGAATTGGGGGAataattgattgatgaagagagagggagagtgtGAAGTAAGCAAAATAGTAGTGAAAAGTGTGAATGTCGATGCAGAGAGATTCTGTTGGATTATTGATTGATTGATCGATCTGGGAGAATATTATTCGTCTTCTTGTATTTTTGTTGTTGTGGTTAGAAATTACCGTTACACTGGTTTTGTTATTAGAAGGAAAAAGCAAACTTTCGGAACACAATGCATGGATTAAAATAGCTAGATAAACCATTTTTTATATTTAAGACGATTTTAAGTAAGATCAACTGAGTAACTTTACTCTGAGTTATGGATACGAATGTGAAGTTAGTTTAAGGCTAGGTTAGTAATTTAGcatttttatttctttaatttagcatttttatttctttatatTAAAGTCCAACCTCTAAAAAACCCATTAATGAGGCTCGATCCCACAACCTTTTGGTTTGAAAGTCCTCACTATTACCAGTGTAACCCATCCATCTTGTTGTCATTTCTGCATATCTTTTGATATATATCTTTGTTAAGACCtgagttaaaacaatatgtacATATAATAATTATTAATTGTACTTCTAACTACGAAAGCAAAATGAAACCTATTGGTACACTCGAGCTCGTAAATGTGAACTGCGGGATGGCGATAAAAATACAAGCTATTTTCACCATAAAGCTAAACAAAGAAAAAAACGAAATGCAATTGTTGGAATTGAAGACGATAATGGTGAATGGTGTACCGAGGGACCTGCTATATCGAAGGTTATTAAAGATTATTTTGAGCAACTGTTTTGCACTTCGAATCCGTCTGATTTTGACGAGGTATTGTCCTGTATACCTCCCGTCATTACTTCGGATATGAACCAAACTTTCTCGACGACCCATTATGCGATGAGGAGATTAAAGAGGCGATGTTTTGTATGCACCCAAACAAGGCACCCGGTCCGGATGGTATGCACGCTATTTTTTATCAAAAGTATTGGAATATAGTCGGCCCCGATTTATGTACTTTTGTTCGAAATTGGTGGGAGGGAAGAGGCAGTATTGATGCAGTAAACTTGACGAATGTCGTGTTGATTCCGAAATGCTCTTCTCCAAAAAAATTACGGAGTTCCGTCCTATTAGTCTTTGTAACGTTGTGTACAAGCTTATTTCGAAGACAATGGCTAATCGACTAAAAccgttgcttaatggttttattacGGAAAATCAAAGTGCTTTTACTCCGGGGAGGCTCATAACGGACAATGCCTTAATAGCCTTTGAAACTTTTCATGCTATGAAACGAAGTGGGGAAGGACGTAACGGAAATATTGCTTTGAAGCTTGATATGAGTAAGGCATATGACCGGGTGGAATGGTGCTTTTTGGATGAAGTTATGAAAAAGATGGGGTTTTTATCGATGTGGAGGAATAGGGTTATGAACTGCGTGTCTACAGTGGCTCATTCTTTCCTCATAAATGGGCAGAATTCAAGGGTGGTGCGACCAAGTAGGGGGCTTCGACAAGGAGATCCGATATCTCCTTACTTATTTCTTATTTGTGGTGACGCCTTTTCGCACTTAATTAATGAGGCAGTAAATTTAGGGAAGCTTCACGGAGCTCGGGTGTGCCGAGGTGCTCCTAGGATTTCCCATCTTTTTTTCGCGGATGATAGTATACTTTTTGCTAGAGCTAATCAATCGGAATGTTCGACAATAGCTGAGATTATCAGTAAGTATGAACGAGCATCGGACAAGATAAATTATTCCAAATCGGAAGTGGTGTTTAGCAAAAAAGTATCTACTAATGTGAGAATAAATCTGGTTGCTGCGCTAGGAGTACGAGAAGTTGAGAGACATGAAAAATATTTGGGGATTCCTACCATCATAGGGAGGTCAAAGAAAGCGGTCTTCTCGTGTTTAAAAGAGAGAGTGTGGAAGAAGGTGCAAGGATGGAAGGAGAAGTTATTATCGAAGCCGGGGAAGGAAGTGTTAATTAAAGCCGTTGCACAAGCTATACCGACTTACATGATGAGCCTTTTTGCTTTGCCGGAAGGTACCATAGATGAGATTCACATGACTATGGCTCGTTTTTGGTGGGGCTGGACTGAGACTCAAAGAAAAATTCATTGGTGGAAATGGGATAGACTTTGTCTACCGAAGAGCAAAGGTGGACTTGGGTTTAGAAATTTACGAGTGTTTAATCAAGCCCTCTTGGCTAAGCAGGTTTGGCGACTTTTGATGAACCCCGATACCTTGGCTGGGCGCGTAATCAAAGCTAGATATTTTAAGTCTTGCTCCATTCTCGAGGCAAGGAGGAGGCACGACCCAAGTTTTGTGTGGCGGAGTTTATGGGGAGC from Silene latifolia isolate original U9 population chromosome 5, ASM4854445v1, whole genome shotgun sequence encodes the following:
- the LOC141657636 gene encoding BTB/POZ domain-containing protein At2g13690, which produces MSSSSIPSHRKPPRRKSNPNPNSTIKPSSSSSSSSWCCSFKSPPKSPETLISLPYKYRPNYNKPTAETLAKSVISSVSSSPMSAKSGLSLVGRIDPRKILSPGRVSPIDDPIPHCQVIDNVGPTDDEVEVEVDVDVVGPMKEVILEGDVEVEVECEYDVRLSLKGKNGGGCLVLEVNSRVLKENSVVFDGLINGNSSNGGKNGGFWRIEVPDVEDLGIFRETIELMFEEDVARKLIKIGPYRAIDILEVSASIKFNRGVQSCLKYLEAVPWTEEEEEKLSKLFSKFKFDDASSTELFSRLNLNDCNTPQQNLASQLIRSITACENTKPRNELKSMVKGLLSKSSVYEKDHHDITKDDLYSVCHSCLSSLVTLFQDDLNSKKNLNKPLIESVSWQVENINWLLEILLDRHMAEDFVDVWAAQTNLLDLHERASPMVRYELSRISAVLFTAMGTRKLQCGPESRSGLLRSWFGPMLLDFGWLQRCRKGLNVRELEEAMGQTLLTLPLKQQYALFMEWFRCFSKHGTECPNLGKAFQVWWRRSFLRGSETRAIESR